From the genome of Luteipulveratus halotolerans, one region includes:
- a CDS encoding IS481 family transposase — protein MPHSKAALSFEGRRRLVRRCQHRPIAHVAAEAAVSRQCLSKWFARWREHGDEGLHDRTSRPRRSPTATPPQVVEQVIALRKRKWSARRIHLELSAQGVRIAVCTISRILVRHGLNRLRHLDVDGEPLRAPGKITARYPGHMTHLDVKKVGRIPDGGGWRVHGRGSAQAKAADRAKTRGARTGYTYLHSALDGFSRLAYTEAHDDEKAVTAIGFLFRARVFFAAHGITRFTRIVTDNGSCYRASAFTRAVHSFAATHQRIKAFTPKHNGKVERYQQTYTVEVLYAAAYESEQQRRDRLQVWQVHYNYHRPHTAAGDQPPASRLPAGVTNLMLSYT, from the coding sequence ATGCCCCACAGTAAAGCCGCCCTGTCGTTCGAAGGACGTCGTCGCCTGGTGCGCCGGTGCCAGCACCGCCCGATCGCGCACGTCGCAGCGGAGGCCGCGGTCTCGCGGCAGTGCTTGTCGAAGTGGTTTGCCCGCTGGCGTGAGCACGGCGACGAAGGGTTGCACGACCGGACCAGCCGGCCCCGCCGTTCCCCGACCGCCACACCGCCGCAGGTGGTGGAACAGGTCATCGCGTTGCGCAAACGCAAGTGGTCCGCGCGGCGGATCCATCTGGAGCTGAGCGCCCAGGGCGTCAGGATCGCGGTGTGCACGATCAGCCGGATCCTGGTCCGGCACGGACTGAACCGGCTGCGGCACCTGGACGTTGACGGGGAACCGTTGCGGGCGCCGGGAAAGATCACTGCCCGGTACCCCGGGCACATGACCCACCTGGACGTGAAGAAGGTCGGGCGCATCCCCGACGGCGGCGGGTGGCGGGTGCACGGTCGCGGGTCGGCCCAGGCCAAGGCCGCCGACCGGGCCAAGACCCGTGGCGCCCGCACCGGGTACACCTACCTGCACTCCGCCCTCGACGGGTTCTCCCGGCTGGCCTACACCGAAGCCCACGACGACGAGAAGGCCGTCACCGCGATCGGGTTCTTGTTCCGTGCCCGGGTGTTCTTCGCCGCGCACGGCATCACCCGCTTCACCCGGATCGTGACTGACAACGGGTCCTGCTACCGCGCCAGTGCGTTCACCCGGGCCGTGCACTCCTTCGCGGCCACGCATCAGCGGATCAAGGCGTTCACGCCCAAGCACAACGGCAAGGTCGAGCGCTACCAGCAGACCTACACCGTGGAGGTCCTCTACGCCGCCGCGTACGAGTCCGAGCAGCAGCGCCGTGACCGCCTCCAGGTGTGGCAGGTCCACTACAACTACCATCGCCCCCACACCGCCGCGGGCGATCAGCCGCCGGCCTCACGACTCCCAGCCGGCGTCACCAACCTCATGCTCAGTTACACCTAG
- a CDS encoding M48 family metalloprotease: MTDELEARTGLAMSDFRFYSVSHSIEPNAHSLGGHSIGLTGAFITLCEGDELTEDQVLAAITHEVGHHAGGALRFSAVLTWLALPYWTTAFLVREAVEWKPWLRLALPAALAAAGVVLLLHGSTLVRVAVILAVVALIAVPVLAGAWSQREEFSADEYAVDHDCGPGLRSYLRQFEHLDVAAHEVGDTAG; the protein is encoded by the coding sequence GTGACCGATGAGCTCGAGGCCAGGACCGGTCTGGCGATGAGCGACTTCCGGTTCTACAGCGTCTCGCACTCCATCGAGCCGAACGCCCACTCGCTCGGTGGTCATTCGATCGGCCTGACGGGCGCGTTCATCACCCTCTGCGAAGGCGACGAACTGACCGAGGACCAGGTCCTGGCTGCCATTACGCACGAGGTCGGCCATCACGCAGGTGGCGCGCTGCGCTTCTCGGCGGTCCTGACGTGGCTGGCCCTGCCGTACTGGACGACAGCGTTCCTCGTGCGAGAAGCGGTCGAATGGAAACCATGGCTGCGGCTAGCCCTGCCCGCAGCCCTGGCAGCAGCCGGCGTCGTGCTGCTGCTGCACGGATCGACTCTCGTGCGAGTCGCAGTGATCCTTGCCGTCGTGGCGCTGATCGCCGTCCCGGTCCTGGCAGGAGCATGGTCGCAACGCGAGGAATTCAGCGCCGACGAATACGCGGTCGACCACGACTGCGGACCGGGGTTGAGGTCCTACTTGCGCCAATTCGAGCACCTAGATGTTGCGGCGCATGAGGTTGGTGACACGGCCGGGTAG
- a CDS encoding site-specific integrase codes for MRSCGMNPSDSVESPEGDARSAVSRERPQSVLLGGDSTESPPRAEITTATLRYLEQTHAPNTREAYRRDWARWQAWAYRVGVQALPADPVDVANFIAEAADPHREDGQPAYKPSTLARWVAGIDAVHKAAEAEHPDVRPPGTSAVVRRALQGIRRDRAAEADAEQVRQAQPILLSDVRTMLAAQDYEHYPDGVAARRDAVILLLGFAGAFRPSELTALNLGSIEWHLDDGLHVHLVRSKTDQDGSQAHVKGIPRGRTVETCAPCAVLDWVRLRAAVANERLPAPSSGRPRRSRERVVAMSHMTPRPDEHLCLVPPGRAAAEAVVRLSDAFRQPHSMSLLSTVHRAGRIGYRPSPDVVDDVVKRRRARAGLVVEGYSGHSMRVGALTTAARAGASVPEMQALSGHRAAATVERYVRRRTPLERNAVTVLGL; via the coding sequence GGGAACGGCCTCAGTCCGTCCTCCTTGGGGGTGATTCCACGGAATCACCCCCAAGGGCGGAGATCACCACCGCCACTCTCCGGTACCTGGAACAGACACACGCCCCGAACACGCGCGAGGCGTACCGACGCGACTGGGCGCGCTGGCAGGCCTGGGCGTATCGGGTCGGCGTGCAGGCACTGCCTGCCGATCCCGTCGACGTCGCCAACTTCATCGCCGAGGCCGCAGACCCTCACCGTGAGGATGGGCAGCCGGCCTACAAGCCGTCCACTCTGGCGCGATGGGTCGCCGGGATCGACGCAGTCCACAAGGCGGCTGAGGCCGAGCACCCAGACGTACGGCCTCCTGGCACCTCCGCCGTGGTCCGACGCGCCTTGCAGGGCATCCGCCGTGACCGTGCGGCCGAGGCCGACGCCGAGCAGGTCAGGCAGGCCCAACCGATCTTGCTCAGCGATGTGCGGACGATGCTCGCGGCCCAGGACTACGAGCACTACCCCGACGGTGTCGCCGCCCGCCGGGACGCCGTCATCTTGTTGCTTGGGTTCGCCGGCGCATTCCGACCCAGCGAGCTCACCGCCCTCAACCTGGGCAGCATCGAGTGGCACCTCGACGACGGCCTGCACGTGCACCTGGTCCGGTCGAAGACGGATCAGGACGGCAGCCAGGCGCACGTGAAAGGCATCCCGCGCGGACGCACCGTCGAGACGTGCGCACCGTGCGCTGTCCTGGACTGGGTCCGCCTTCGCGCCGCAGTGGCGAACGAACGCCTGCCTGCGCCATCGAGCGGCCGGCCCCGCCGCAGCCGCGAGCGGGTCGTCGCGATGAGCCACATGACCCCCAGGCCGGATGAGCACCTGTGCCTCGTCCCGCCCGGTCGGGCCGCTGCGGAGGCCGTGGTGCGACTGTCGGATGCGTTCAGGCAGCCACACTCGATGTCGCTGCTGTCCACGGTGCACCGGGCGGGGAGGATCGGGTACCGACCGTCGCCCGATGTGGTCGACGACGTCGTCAAGCGTCGCCGGGCCCGAGCCGGCCTGGTCGTCGAGGGGTACTCGGGTCACTCGATGCGTGTCGGTGCGCTCACGACGGCGGCACGAGCTGGCGCGTCCGTGCCCGAGATGCAGGCTCTCTCGGGTCACCGGGCTGCCGCCACGGTGGAGCGGTACGTGCGTCGGCGCACGCCGCTGGAGCGCAACGCTGTGACCGTGCTGGGGCTATGA